Proteins from a single region of Sandaracinaceae bacterium:
- the prfA gene encoding peptide chain release factor 1, translating to MLPIAKLESLVARYRDTEEILCQPDVLADAKRLTQLTRERSDLEEVVTLYQRYQQVTDDLAGHREALNDAELRELAELEIPELSAERERLEAALNIALLPKDPDDQSDCVLEIRAGAGGEEAALWAADLFRMYSRYAETVGWKVELISKSEASAGGLKEVVATLSGERVYSVMRFEGGVHRVQRVPATESQGRIHTSTATVAVMPETEAIEDIHIDPKDLDISATGAGGPGGQHVNMTNSAVIVKHLPTGIIIRADNERSQHQNKAKALQLLRMKLLQAEQEKQAAEIGAERRAMVGSGDRSEKIRTYNYPQNRVTDHRIGLTLHNLDRVVAGELSDVFQALRSHHQAELLSRRED from the coding sequence ATGCTGCCCATCGCCAAGCTCGAGTCGCTGGTGGCGCGCTACCGCGACACCGAAGAGATCCTCTGCCAACCCGACGTGCTGGCTGACGCCAAGCGGCTCACGCAGCTCACGCGCGAGCGCAGCGACCTGGAAGAGGTGGTCACGCTCTACCAGCGCTACCAACAGGTGACGGACGACCTGGCCGGTCACCGCGAGGCCCTCAACGACGCGGAGCTGCGTGAGCTGGCCGAGCTCGAGATCCCCGAGCTGAGCGCCGAGCGCGAGCGGCTCGAGGCGGCGCTCAACATCGCGCTCCTGCCGAAGGACCCAGACGATCAGAGCGACTGCGTGCTCGAGATCCGCGCGGGCGCGGGTGGCGAGGAGGCGGCGCTGTGGGCGGCGGACCTGTTCCGCATGTACAGCCGCTATGCAGAGACGGTGGGCTGGAAGGTGGAGCTCATCAGCAAGAGCGAGGCCAGCGCAGGCGGGCTCAAGGAAGTGGTGGCCACGCTCAGCGGTGAGCGGGTGTACTCGGTCATGCGCTTCGAAGGCGGCGTGCATCGTGTGCAGCGGGTGCCCGCCACCGAGAGCCAGGGGCGCATCCACACGTCCACGGCCACCGTGGCCGTCATGCCCGAGACCGAGGCCATCGAGGACATCCACATCGACCCGAAGGACCTCGACATCAGCGCGACGGGGGCCGGCGGACCGGGCGGTCAGCACGTGAACATGACCAACAGCGCGGTCATCGTGAAGCACCTGCCCACGGGCATCATCATCCGCGCGGACAACGAGCGCAGCCAGCACCAGAACAAAGCCAAGGCGCTGCAGCTGCTGCGCATGAAGCTGCTGCAGGCCGAGCAAGAGAAGCAGGCCGCCGAGATCGGCGCCGAGCGCCGCGCGATGGTGGGCAGCGGCGACCGCAGCGAGAAGATCCGCACGTACAACTACCCCCAGAACCGGGTGACGGACCACCGCATCGGGCTGACGCTCCACAA